The Amycolatopsis sp. DG1A-15b genome contains the following window.
CCGGGCGCTCGACGAGCTGCGTGCGGACCGCCGGCTGGCCGGGCTGTTCGCCCGGGCGGAACCGCGGGTGCTGGAGGTCGCCGAGCCGAGCCGGGCCGTCCTCGAAGAAGCCGCCGTGCGCGCGCTGTCCGTGCAGGTCACGCTACGCGACGGGTGAGTCCGCACACGTCCGGAAAATCCGCTGGCGCCCGGCCCGTACACTGGACTCCGTGGATATCCAGCTGGAGTGACGCCGCGACCCCATCGGTTGCCTGACGCTGTCCTCCATTCGCCCCTTTTCCACGGGAGTTTCCCTTGATCACGGCCACCGGCCTTGAGCTGCGCGCGGGTTCGCGCATCCTGCTCAACGGCGTCACCCTCCGCATCCAGCCCGGCGACCGCATCGGTCTCGTCGGCCGCAACGGCGCGGGCAAGACCACCTCGCTGAAGGTCCTCGCCGGTGAAGGCGAGCCGCACGCCGGCGACGTCCGCCGCACCGGCGAGCTCGGCTACCTGCCGCAGGACCCGCGCGAAGGCGATCTGTCGGTCACGGCGAAGGACCGCGTGCTCTCCGCGCGTGGTCTGGACAAGCTGATGCGCGACATGGAGAAGGCGCAGGCCTCGATGGCCGAGCTCGTCGACGAGGCCGCCCGTGACAAGGCCATCAACCGCTACGCCCGGCTCGAAGAGCGCTTCGCCTCCCTCGGCGGGTACGCCGCGGAGAGCGAAGCCGCGCGGATCTGCTCCAACCTGGGCCTCGCCGACCGCGTCCTCGCGCAGACGCTGGGAACGCTTTCCGGTGGTCAGCGCCGCCGCGTCGAGCTGGCGCGGATCCTGTTCGCCGCGGCCGAAGCCGGCGCCGGCGGCAAGTCCGAGACGATCTTGCTGCTCGACGAGCCGACCAACCACCTCGACGCCGACTCCATCAACTGGCTGCGCGGCTTCCTCAAGCAGCACGACGGCGGCTTGGTCGTGATCAGCCACGACGTCGAACTGCTGGCCGACGTGGTCAACAAGGTGTGGTTCCTCGACGCCACCCGCGGCGAGCTCGACCTGTACAACATGGGCTGGCAGCGCTACCTCGACGCGCGCGCCACCGACGAGAAGCGGCGTCGCCGTGAACGCGCCAACGCCGAAAAGAAGGCGTCGGCGCTGCAGCAGCAGGCCGCGAAGCTCGGGGCGAAGGCGACGAAGGCCGTGGCGGCCAAGAACATGGCGCGCCGGGCCGAGCAGATGCTCTCCTCCCTCGAGGACACCCGCCACGCCGACAAGGTCGCCCGGATCAAGTTCCCCGAGCCCGCGCCCTGCGGCCGCACCCCGCTCACCGCCGAGGGCCTCTCGAAGTCGTACGGCTCGCTGGAAATCTTCACCGGCGTCGATCTCGCCATCGACCGCGGTTCGAAGGTTGTCGTACTCGGGCTCAACGGCGCGGGAAAGACGACTTTGCTCCGGCTGCTC
Protein-coding sequences here:
- a CDS encoding ABC-F family ATP-binding cassette domain-containing protein, with protein sequence MITATGLELRAGSRILLNGVTLRIQPGDRIGLVGRNGAGKTTSLKVLAGEGEPHAGDVRRTGELGYLPQDPREGDLSVTAKDRVLSARGLDKLMRDMEKAQASMAELVDEAARDKAINRYARLEERFASLGGYAAESEAARICSNLGLADRVLAQTLGTLSGGQRRRVELARILFAAAEAGAGGKSETILLLDEPTNHLDADSINWLRGFLKQHDGGLVVISHDVELLADVVNKVWFLDATRGELDLYNMGWQRYLDARATDEKRRRRERANAEKKASALQQQAAKLGAKATKAVAAKNMARRAEQMLSSLEDTRHADKVARIKFPEPAPCGRTPLTAEGLSKSYGSLEIFTGVDLAIDRGSKVVVLGLNGAGKTTLLRLLGGMETQDTGSVVPGHGLRLGYYAQEHETLDHDASVWENIRHLAPDTGAQELRNLLGSFLFTGEQLDQPAGTLSGGEKTRLALAGLVSSAANVLLLDEPTNNLDPASRAQVLDALRSFAGAVVLVTHDPGAVEALEPERVILLPDGTEDHWSADYLELVQLA